One genomic segment of Amycolatopsis sp. Hca4 includes these proteins:
- a CDS encoding MFS transporter — protein sequence MPLFLLALAVFAMGTSEFMLAGLVPGIAAAFDVSAAQAGYLTSAFAAGMVAGAPVMAALARSWRRRTALLCFLAVFVAMHVVGGLTTSFGVLVGTRLVAAVANAGFLAVALTAATAFGPAGRALAVLLGGSTVACVAGVPGGSLLGWRPAFWAVALLCLPAFAALWWIPDTAAGTRPAGLRAELAVLRPVAGVLAVAALVNAATFGVFTFLATVAAGVAPVPVVLGAFGAGCFAGITAAGRLADRWPGRVVAVGGPLLLAGWLAAASTAHVPAVLVALACTQGALSFAVGARSSRGSCTWRRTRRR from the coding sequence GTGCCGTTGTTCCTCCTCGCCCTGGCCGTGTTCGCCATGGGCACGTCCGAATTCATGCTCGCCGGGCTGGTGCCCGGGATCGCCGCCGCCTTCGACGTCTCGGCGGCGCAGGCGGGGTACCTGACTTCCGCTTTCGCCGCCGGGATGGTCGCCGGAGCGCCGGTGATGGCCGCGCTGGCGCGGTCCTGGCGGCGGCGGACCGCGCTGCTGTGCTTCCTCGCCGTCTTCGTCGCGATGCACGTCGTCGGCGGCCTCACGACGTCGTTCGGTGTCCTGGTCGGGACGCGGCTGGTGGCCGCCGTCGCCAACGCCGGGTTCCTCGCGGTCGCGTTGACGGCCGCGACCGCTTTCGGCCCGGCCGGCCGGGCGCTTGCCGTCCTGCTGGGTGGCTCGACCGTGGCCTGCGTGGCCGGCGTCCCGGGTGGGTCGTTGCTCGGGTGGCGGCCGGCGTTCTGGGCCGTCGCCCTGCTGTGCCTGCCCGCGTTCGCCGCGCTCTGGTGGATCCCCGACACCGCGGCGGGCACCCGGCCGGCCGGCTTGCGGGCCGAACTCGCGGTCCTGCGGCCGGTGGCCGGCGTGCTCGCGGTCGCCGCGCTGGTCAACGCGGCGACCTTCGGCGTCTTCACGTTCCTGGCCACGGTGGCCGCGGGCGTCGCCCCGGTGCCGGTGGTGCTCGGCGCGTTCGGTGCGGGGTGCTTCGCCGGGATCACCGCGGCCGGCCGTCTCGCCGACCGGTGGCCCGGCCGGGTGGTGGCGGTCGGAGGTCCGCTGTTACTCGCCGGGTGGCTCGCGGCGGCGTCGACCGCACACGTCCCGGCGGTGCTCGTGGCGCTGGCCTGCACCCAAGGCGCGTTGTCGTTCGCGGTCGGGGCACGGTCATCGCGCGGATCCTGCACCTGGCGGAGGACGCGCCGACGATGA